From Varibaculum massiliense, a single genomic window includes:
- a CDS encoding alpha/beta hydrolase yields MGKGRSSAASLPTQPPATPAPVGRWVPDILGKGFQARTVELPRDEEGELCATLVRHLPSEDPWAISGTPDESTFTCLFIHGWNDYFFQRELARHVSLAGGAFYAIDLCKYGRSLRKWQTFGWTDDLLSYDLDIFAALEVIRAEHPGLPLVLAGHSTGGLTAAYWANRHPDQVDGLLLDSPWIEMAGGTSQRFGARALAEIFSRRAAKKEVPLQSADSAYVDSLMGWDPKVDGTLPKRLETWQRDPSLQGWPLVSQWKGTPDALVRFGWVRAITIAQKNLLAGEATQVPTYFLTSTASSTGKRKREMMFTDSVLNVQTMCANAWRLSRRLTMERYPGKHDLFLSFPDVRQEVWFGIHRWLGQALPGQARPVSDIGDTAARAICP; encoded by the coding sequence ATGGGGAAAGGGAGATCATCAGCTGCTTCTTTACCGACGCAGCCACCGGCCACACCGGCACCGGTAGGGCGTTGGGTACCAGATATTCTCGGCAAGGGATTTCAGGCACGCACAGTGGAGCTACCGCGCGATGAAGAGGGAGAACTGTGCGCCACTTTGGTGCGGCACCTGCCTTCCGAAGATCCTTGGGCAATTTCAGGCACCCCGGATGAAAGTACTTTTACCTGCCTGTTCATTCATGGTTGGAATGATTATTTCTTCCAGCGGGAATTGGCTCGTCACGTTTCCTTAGCGGGGGGCGCCTTTTACGCAATTGATTTGTGTAAATATGGGCGCTCGCTGCGCAAATGGCAGACTTTCGGCTGGACTGATGACCTCCTGTCTTATGACCTGGATATTTTCGCAGCGCTGGAGGTTATTCGCGCAGAACATCCCGGTTTGCCGCTAGTATTAGCCGGTCATTCCACCGGCGGACTGACTGCCGCCTATTGGGCTAATCGTCACCCCGACCAGGTGGATGGTCTCCTGCTCGATTCTCCCTGGATTGAAATGGCGGGGGGAACTTCCCAGCGGTTCGGAGCCCGCGCCCTCGCGGAAATTTTTTCACGCCGCGCAGCCAAGAAAGAAGTACCGCTGCAGTCAGCGGACTCTGCCTACGTTGATTCCTTGATGGGTTGGGACCCCAAGGTTGATGGCACTTTACCTAAACGTCTGGAAACCTGGCAGCGAGATCCGTCCTTACAGGGGTGGCCTCTGGTTTCTCAGTGGAAAGGTACCCCGGATGCGCTAGTGCGTTTCGGATGGGTACGCGCGATAACGATTGCGCAAAAGAATCTTTTGGCGGGGGAAGCCACTCAGGTTCCCACCTATTTCCTGACTTCTACTGCTTCTTCCACCGGGAAACGCAAGCGGGAAATGATGTTTACCGATTCGGTGCTCAACGTGCAAACCATGTGCGCTAATGCCTGGCGGCTTTCTCGGCGGTTGACCATGGAACGTTACCCCGGTAAACACGACCTATTCTTATCTTTCCCGGATGTACGC